The genomic segment TCGGCCGCCGCCTATTTGTAGTCCTCCGGATTCACTTTGTCTCGACACCGATGGCAGATGCCGTGAAACGTCAAGCGGTGGTCCAGGATGGTGAAGCCCCATTCCCGCTCGACGCGCTTTTCCACCTCGCCCAGCAGGTCTTCCATGATTTCGTCGACCTTCCCGCAGTGGAGGCACACGAGGTGGTGATGATGGTGTTCCGCATCCTCCGATCGGATGTCGTACCGCGTCACGCCGTCGCCGAAATTCATCTTGTGCACGATCTTGAGATCGGTGAGCAGCTCCAGGGTCCGGTACACGGTGGCCAGCCCGATTTCGGGCGCCTTTTCCTTCACCAGGAGGTACACGTCTTCGGCGCTGAGGTGGTCCTCTTCGTTCTCCAACAGCACGCGCACCGTCGCTTCGCGCTGCGGCGTGAGCTTGTAATTGCGCGATTGCAGGATCTGACGGATGCGGCCCAGCCGCTCTTCAATCCGCTGCGCTTCCGATGAGCGCATGTTCACTGAAAATCCCTCCCTGCGGCTACCTGTACCTCATTATTATAGAAAAGCGCAGGGACGGAGTCAAATAAACGCAATCACTCAGCTAAAATCTAACCGAAGGGAGACTGGATCACTCACATCGAAATCT from the Calditerricola satsumensis genome contains:
- the fur gene encoding ferric iron uptake transcriptional regulator; its protein translation is MRSSEAQRIEERLGRIRQILQSRNYKLTPQREATVRVLLENEEDHLSAEDVYLLVKEKAPEIGLATVYRTLELLTDLKIVHKMNFGDGVTRYDIRSEDAEHHHHHLVCLHCGKVDEIMEDLLGEVEKRVEREWGFTILDHRLTFHGICHRCRDKVNPEDYK